Within the Salmo salar chromosome ssa12, Ssal_v3.1, whole genome shotgun sequence genome, the region acctgttggttaagggcttgtaagtaaagcatttcatggtaagatctatacctgttggttaagggcttgtaagtaaagcatttcatggtaaggtctatacctgttggttaagggcttgtaagtaaagcatttcacggtaaggtctatacctgttggttaagggcttgtaagtaaagcatttcacggtaaggtctatacctgttggttaagggcttgtaagtaaagcatttcatggtaaggtctatacctgttggttaagggcttgtaagtaaagcatttcatggtaaggtctatacctgttggttaagggcttgtaagtaaagcatttcatggtaaggtctatacctgttggttaagggcttgtaagtaaagcatttcatggtaaggtctatacctgttggttaagggcttgtaagtaaagcatttcatggtaaggtctatacctgttggttaagggcttgtaagtaaagcatttcatggtaaggtctatacctgttggttaagggcttgtaagtaaagcatttcacggtaaggtctatacctgttggttaagggcttgtaagtaaagcatttcacggtaaggtctatacctgttggttaagggcttgtaagtaaagcatttcatggtaaggtctatacctgttggttaagggcttgtaagtaaagcatttcatggtaaggtctatacctgttggttaagggcttgtaagtaaagcatttcatggtaaggtctatacctgttggttaagggcttgtaagtaaagcatttcacggtaaggtctatacctgttggttaagggcttgtaagtaaagcatttcaaggtaaggtctatacctgttggttaagggcttgtaagtaaagcatttcacggtaaggtctatacctgttggttaagggcttgtaagtaaagcatttcatggtaaggtctatacctgttggttaagggcttgtaagtaaagcatttcacggtaaggtctatacctgttggttaagggcttgtaagtaaagcatttcatggtaaggtctatacctgttggttaagggcttgtaagtaaagcatttcacggtaagatctacatgttgtattcggcgcatttgacaaagtttgatttgatttatgtcaGGCAGCCAAGGATGGATAGATAATGGACTACACCAGATAGATGTGTGTATCAGCCCTAGGAACTCAGAGACCGGAGTACGGTGCCCCATATAGGTCAATCCAAAACAGTTCTGTCACTTACCTCTTCCAGTTCAAAGGAGTTGGCCTGTTGAATAGCGTGGGAGACCTGCCCCTGGATTGGTGGTGGTTTCAGAGGACTCAGGTACCTCTTGTTCCTCCGTACACCTGGATAATACTGGGCTGCTGGAGCCACCATTGTGGTCCCACCACTGGGAGGGAGAATCATCTCAGGTGCATGCGTGTCTAAAGAACTAGAAGGCATCACATCAGTAACAGTGATGAGACAAGGGGACTTCCTGCAACTATGGAGCTCTATAGGCACGAACGTTGACACCACCAGTGTTCCAGTTTCTCCCAAACTGGATTCAACCTTACACATTGGAGTTAGTGTGACCTCTAAACTCTTGGCTGAGTTACTGGTAGTTAAGCACTCCTCCTCCCCGGGTTTGTGTAGTCCGTCTGATGTGGTGAGGGATCGGTCAGATCTTCTGACGTTCTCAGAGGAGATAACAGATGACAAAATGGCCGACGCCTTTGTGTTATTATTCCACTGTTGTAGTTGACTGCTGTACGGCGCCTGGTGAACACTCTCAACGATCCGAGGACGGGTGATGTCATGGGTAACCTTGGCGACCGGTGCCACTACTGTTGCCCAGCCTGTGGGATGAATTGTGTTTTGAGTTTCTCCAACCTCACAAGTAGGTCTCGGAATAGTAAGGCCAAAGTCCAGCTTCTTCCTACTACTGGGCTCTCTCTGATGACCTGATTCTGAAAGTGATGATGCCCCAAGGTTGGGTGTTCTGTCAGGATGTCGCTCTCTCTCTAAATCAACTCCATCCCTATCTGATAACGATCCCTGCTCCAACTCCTTGTCCCTGActgtgtctctatgtgtctctgtctctctgtccctgaaCATACATGTGCCCACAGCACATGTCTTATTACTATCCCCAGTGTCCATATCCTGTACATCTGAAAACACCCCCTGCTCCCCCTCCCTGTCTAtgtgtccctgtgtctctgtctctctatccttcaGCATCGTGTCCACAGCAGCACTCGTCTCATTACTGTTCCCTGTATCCTGATtatcctcctccatgtctctggaTAAAGGCTCTGCCTTGGTGTTCTCCAGGACTAGACCCACCAAGTCAGGCAGGCTGCTTCTCTTCTTGGGGGCCGAGCCAGACCCAGGCCCGGGGGAGAGTCCTGGTCTGGGGCAGACAGAGTCCGAGCCCAGCCGGGCGGAACCCCCAGAGCCAGTATACAGGCACATCTTAGAAACCGTGTCCTTGAGTCGTTCCACTGGAGACCTCGGTTCGCTGCGGACGCTTCCCATGAAGCGCCGTCCGATCTGCCCGTCAGCGGTGGGGGAGAAGCTGAACTCGGGAGGTGCGAGTTTCTGGAGGGGTGTGCGGGACACGTGTGAGTAGAGGGAGTAGAAGGCGTTGGCCATGGCTGTCAGCACCTCTACCTGCCTGAAACGACCTGCAGGGTGGAAGAAACGTTCATCAGGGAAAGAGAAATGAACAGTTTGTTTGGAATGCTGCCTAACAGAGGACAATCAGAGTATTGTACTGTTTGGAATGCTGCCTAACACAGAGGACAATCAGAGTATTGTACTGTTTGGAATGCTGCCTAACACAGAGGACAATCAGAGTATTTTACTGTTTAGAATGCTGCCTAACATAGAGGACAATCAGAGCATTGTACTGTTTGGAATGCTGCCTAACATAGAGGACAATGGGAGATGTGAATTGTTGATAGAAAAGTTGGAGTGTGATGTATTGTACTGTATCAGGACTGATTGGTGGAGAAAcatactacagtgccttcagaaagtattcacaccccttgatttgttccacattttgttgtgttacaacttgCATTTAAAACagattacattttaaaaacaattgTCATTGGTttacaccccataatgtcaaagtggaatcatgttttttgatgtttttacaaatgaataaagaaatgtcttgagtcaataagtaattaacccctttgttatgacaagcctaaatcaTTTCAGGGGTAACATTttctttaacaagtcacataataacacTGTGTTAAATGGTAGTGTTGAATATGATTTTGAATGGCTAGCccatctctgtacaccacacatacaattatctgtaaattgagcagtgcatttcaaacacatattcaactacaaagaccagggaggttttccaatgcctcacaaagaaggaccACTATTGGTAAATAAAAGCtgtcattgaatatccctttgaccatggtaaagttattaattacactttagatggtgtatcaatacacccagtcactgcaaagatacaaGCATCGTTCCTAACTCAGTTGGCAGAGAAGAAGGAAACagcttagggatttcaccatgaggccaatggtgacattaaaacagttacatattttaatggctgtgataggagaaaactgaggatggatcaacaacattgtagttcttccacaatactaacctaattgacagagtgaaaagaaggaagttagtacagaataaaaatattccaaatcaTGCATCTGTTTACAACAAGGCAGTAAAGCAATACTgcagaaaatgtggcaaagcaattcactttttgtcctgaatagtgTGTTATGTTTGGATAAAATCCAATACACCACATTACTGCGTACCACTTTCCATATGTTCATAGTCC harbors:
- the tespa1 gene encoding uncharacterized protein tespa1; translation: MESPSSTTRRQAWFQTGRQWPTLNEQDPQGPPSTHLSVPHQSASEDDVFSDGCSAGKIESWLLGCGLETDSENSRHNLTVESLLKSNSFEDDLSLGAEATVLNVEEGVSELGSCPLLLPPPKHPHRGVTTSTPRQRLALPLLHLGHSLASSGLSKSTSKASSVSEALQMYAEDAEETLYQLGFGCDEPEVTARIPIRFINFPSHAHGINLRLFLQSQLHRLRQEDPGLSLASRFRQVEVLTAMANAFYSLYSHVSRTPLQKLAPPEFSFSPTADGQIGRRFMGSVRSEPRSPVERLKDTVSKMCLYTGSGGSARLGSDSVCPRPGLSPGPGSGSAPKKRSSLPDLVGLVLENTKAEPLSRDMEEDNQDTGNSNETSAAVDTMLKDRETETQGHIDREGEQGVFSDVQDMDTGDSNKTCAVGTCMFRDRETETHRDTVRDKELEQGSLSDRDGVDLERERHPDRTPNLGASSLSESGHQREPSSRKKLDFGLTIPRPTCEVGETQNTIHPTGWATVVAPVAKVTHDITRPRIVESVHQAPYSSQLQQWNNNTKASAILSSVISSENVRRSDRSLTTSDGLHKPGEEECLTTSNSAKSLEVTLTPMCKVESSLGETGTLVVSTFVPIELHSCRKSPCLITVTDVMPSSSLDTHAPEMILPPSGGTTMVAPAAQYYPGVRRNKRYLSPLKPPPIQGQVSHAIQQANSFELEEVHSAGEEDFGQQETIRSTSLSRSTVSQNKGLVVRGDSMQSDSSGYADEDVYSPDREEEPTDREEEPTDREEEPTDREEEPTDREEEPTDREEEPTDREEEPKDREEEPTDREEEPTDREEEPTDREEEPTDREEEPTDREEPKDREEEPTDREEEPTDREEEPTDREEEPTDREEEPTDREEPTDREEEPTDREEEPTDREEEPTDREEPTDRPSGKYYLFV